One window from the genome of Parasteatoda tepidariorum isolate YZ-2023 chromosome 8, CAS_Ptep_4.0, whole genome shotgun sequence encodes:
- the LOC122270938 gene encoding uncharacterized protein, producing the protein MYLGLWKENSKHLSWGHLVSQVKDLSSFIMPSDYMSLRYAFHKPFKIHFPTRDEWFNSPRWLKGKCLIWYTDGSKIGAKSGAGIYCSNDGTKLHFPLGNYATVFQAEVYAIILCCKLCIDKGYQNTTIRICSDSQAALLSLSRCKFTSLLVWECFSVLCDLSTHNKVSLHWVPGHMGIGGNELADEAARAGSNAIFWGPEPALGISPSSFRATIFKLYGKIAHEQWRAADGQRQAKELNRDCPSVRQKELLKLNRNSIRKIIGLLTGHCILRRHLNIMGIESNSLCRGCHLEEETSRHILCDCEVYSAQRFEHLGRHFVNAWELQDVPVRCLLNFISAIRLSC; encoded by the coding sequence ATGTACCTTGGCCTATGGAAAGAGAATTCCAAACACTTGTCATGGGGACATCTTGTTTCACAAGTGAAGGATTTATCCTCTTTTATTATGCCTAGTGATTATATGTCACTAAGATATGCTTTTCACAAGCCCTTCAAGATCCATTTTCCTACTAGAGATGAATGGTTCAATTCTCCTCGGTGGCTTAAAGGCAAATGCCTGATATGGTACACTGATGGGTCAAAGATTGGTGCCAAATCAGGAGCAGGAATTTACTGCTCCAATGATGGTACCAAACTTCACTTTCCCCTGGGAAATTATGCCACCGTTTTTCAGGCTGAGGTCTATGCCATTATCTTGTGCTGCAAGTTATGCATAGACAAAGGATATCAAAATACGACTATCCGCATCTGTTCTGACAGTCAGGCTGCTCTCCTATCACTGTCAAGGTGTAAATTCACCTCTTTGTTAGTGTGGGAATGCTTCTCGGTCCTCTGTGACCTGTCCACTCATAACAAGGTATCCCTGCATTGGGTACCAGGACATATGGGTATCGGTGGAAATGAGCTAGCTGACGAAGCAGCACGGGCTGGCTCTAATGCAATTTTCTGGGGCCCTGAACCTGCGCTGGGAATTTCTCCCTCCTCATTTAGGGCAACCATATTCAAGCTCTACGGCAAGATCGCCCATGAGCAGTGGCGCGCTGCTGACGGTCAAAGACAAGCTAAGGAGCTGAATCGAGACTGTCCTAGTGTACGTCAAAAGGAGCTCTTAAAGCTTAACAGAAACAGTATAAGGAAGATCATTGGTCTTCTTACTGGTCACTGTATCCTCAGAAGACACCTAAACATTATGGGAATTGAATCAAATTCTCTTTGTCGGGGATGTCATCTAGAAGAAGAGACATCACGACACATACTCTGTGATTGTGAGGTCTATTCTGCTCAAAGATTTGAGCATTTAGGGCGACATTTTGTCAACGCCTGGGAGCTGCAAGACGTTCCTGTAAGGTGTCTGCTGAATTTCATCTCAGCTATAAGACTCTCATGCTAA